In Bacillus cereus ATCC 14579, a single window of DNA contains:
- a CDS encoding DUF3976 domain-containing protein gives MQMMYAFGIGLVLFLAVFLFIRKDVQGGTLTKRGFYKMIGCLVVMFIAIIVMIVLISRSL, from the coding sequence ATGCAAATGATGTATGCTTTTGGCATTGGGCTTGTATTATTTTTAGCAGTATTCTTATTTATTCGTAAAGACGTTCAAGGCGGGACGTTAACGAAACGAGGATTTTATAAAATGATCGGCTGTTTAGTTGTTATGTTTATAGCGATTATTGTAATGATTGTTTTAATAAGTCGGTCACTATAG